A window of the Leptospira brenneri genome harbors these coding sequences:
- a CDS encoding DinB family protein: MKDFFLRNNAYHIWATNLLYESLETISDENYKKDVCLFFKSIHGTLNHLLLVEKVWYSRLVGELYIPKSLSEEIEQNRQTLNSRMFQSLELWNSWLEKVDDTAWQTIFRYKTMRGFEAELIFCDVIQHNFNHRTHHRGQITAAITQLGGKSPEIDYVFYLQTKGK; encoded by the coding sequence ATGAAAGATTTTTTCTTAAGAAACAATGCTTATCATATTTGGGCCACAAATCTTTTATATGAATCACTCGAAACGATCTCTGACGAAAACTACAAAAAAGATGTTTGTTTATTTTTTAAATCGATACATGGGACTTTAAACCATTTGTTACTTGTTGAAAAAGTTTGGTATTCTCGCCTTGTGGGAGAACTTTATATCCCAAAATCATTAAGTGAAGAGATCGAGCAAAACCGCCAAACATTAAATAGTCGAATGTTCCAAAGTTTAGAATTATGGAATTCTTGGTTAGAGAAAGTTGATGATACAGCTTGGCAAACTATCTTTCGTTATAAAACCATGAGAGGATTTGAAGCCGAACTTATTTTTTGCGATGTGATCCAACACAACTTTAATCACAGAACTCATCATAGAGGTCAAATCACTGCAGCCATCACTCAATTAGGTGGGAAATCTCCAGAAATTGATTATGTATTCTATCTTCAAACCAAAGGAAAATAA
- the chrA gene encoding chromate efflux transporter, which produces MKYLEIFFTALKLGCTSFGGPIAHLSYFHNEYVTKKRWINAQAYADLVSLCQFLPGPASSQVGMALGYTRGGVIGATLSWIGFTLPSAIILILFGLGVTKIDLSVHKNWIHGLKVVAVAVVAQAILGMGKKLCPDKERITITAITSVILLFFTSAFLQILILIFFGIVGIFFLNPSNDLPHEPLHKGNKKLGILFLCLFFGLLIGLPILREIYPYQEIKLVDSFYRAGALVFGGGHVVLPLLQAEVVPSGWVDHDLFLAGYGISNAIPGPLFAFSGYLGAVSKLEPNLYTGATICLVAAFLPSFLLIIGILPFWENLKKNPNIRKAMLGINAAVVGILIAAFYQPVWTNAIFTAKDFALATFGFFLLEYWKIPSWTVVIATVLVSFFIY; this is translated from the coding sequence ATGAAATATTTAGAAATATTTTTTACTGCATTAAAACTCGGTTGCACTTCGTTTGGTGGACCAATTGCTCACTTAAGTTATTTTCATAACGAATATGTAACAAAAAAAAGATGGATCAATGCCCAAGCTTATGCCGACTTAGTATCACTTTGTCAGTTCCTTCCTGGGCCTGCCAGTAGCCAAGTAGGAATGGCATTGGGATATACAAGGGGAGGAGTGATTGGCGCGACTCTTTCTTGGATTGGTTTTACTTTGCCATCCGCAATCATTCTCATTCTTTTTGGATTAGGTGTTACCAAAATTGACTTATCAGTTCACAAAAATTGGATTCATGGTCTAAAAGTGGTAGCAGTCGCTGTTGTTGCCCAAGCCATTTTGGGAATGGGGAAAAAACTTTGTCCCGATAAAGAAAGAATTACAATTACAGCAATAACAAGCGTTATTCTTCTTTTTTTCACATCTGCATTTCTTCAAATACTAATTCTCATTTTTTTTGGAATCGTTGGTATCTTTTTTCTCAATCCATCCAATGATTTACCTCATGAACCTCTCCATAAAGGAAACAAAAAATTAGGAATTTTATTTTTATGTCTTTTTTTCGGACTACTGATCGGCCTTCCAATCCTAAGAGAGATTTATCCCTACCAAGAAATCAAACTAGTGGATAGTTTTTACAGAGCAGGAGCACTTGTATTTGGTGGCGGACATGTTGTCCTCCCTCTTTTACAAGCAGAAGTAGTTCCTTCTGGTTGGGTGGACCATGACCTTTTTCTTGCGGGATATGGAATCTCAAATGCCATACCTGGTCCATTATTTGCATTTAGCGGATATTTAGGAGCGGTATCAAAGTTAGAACCAAATCTTTATACAGGAGCTACTATTTGTTTGGTGGCGGCTTTTTTACCTTCTTTTCTTCTCATCATTGGTATTTTACCATTCTGGGAAAATCTAAAAAAGAATCCAAACATTCGAAAAGCAATGTTAGGAATCAATGCCGCTGTGGTTGGAATATTAATCGCTGCATTTTACCAACCTGTTTGGACAAATGCGATTTTTACTGCCAAAGACTTTGCCCTAGCAACATTCGGATTTTTCCTTTTAGAATATTGGAAAATACCTTCCTGGACAGTCGTAATCGCGACAGTTCTCGTAAGTTTCTTCATTTATTAA
- a CDS encoding phytanoyl-CoA dioxygenase family protein, whose amino-acid sequence MVEDLTKAKVQLETLGYYLFPNFFPLKTIEDLKKILIPSNEEWSKEFNHPKNVNSAYLTSTKFTKDKKDRETLFQFINSDPLLGVCDLVFKSPPYFLNTQIFFNPKDPSKLPYWHRDIQYLGIPEDEQSKRIQKDFVWHFRIPLEKDPGIWLIPGSHNRWDTEEERKVRLELEGRKNHENLSDQILIPHSPGDLFVFSAHLIHKGHYDLDRFSFDILYTNFPEQKQTAEHWNHFPNEEIKFENTKKQSIFHLV is encoded by the coding sequence ATGGTAGAGGATTTGACAAAAGCAAAAGTACAATTAGAAACTTTGGGTTACTATTTGTTCCCTAACTTCTTTCCTCTAAAGACAATTGAAGATTTAAAAAAAATTTTAATTCCTTCTAACGAAGAATGGTCAAAGGAATTTAATCATCCAAAAAATGTAAACAGTGCTTACCTCACTTCCACTAAGTTTACAAAAGATAAAAAAGATAGAGAAACTCTCTTTCAATTTATCAATTCTGACCCACTACTTGGTGTTTGTGATCTTGTATTCAAATCTCCTCCCTACTTTCTCAACACACAAATTTTTTTTAACCCAAAGGATCCAAGTAAACTTCCTTATTGGCATAGAGACATTCAATACTTAGGCATCCCAGAGGATGAACAAAGCAAAAGAATCCAAAAAGACTTTGTTTGGCACTTTCGGATTCCCTTAGAAAAGGATCCGGGTATTTGGCTCATTCCAGGTTCGCACAATCGTTGGGATACGGAAGAAGAAAGAAAAGTTCGTTTAGAACTAGAAGGAAGAAAAAACCACGAAAATCTTTCTGATCAAATTCTAATTCCTCATTCTCCTGGTGATTTATTTGTATTTTCGGCTCATCTCATTCACAAAGGGCATTATGATTTGGATCGATTTTCCTTTGATATTTTATATACAAACTTTCCCGAACAGAAACAAACCGCAGAACATTGGAATCACTTTCCCAACGAAGAAATTAAATTCGAAAACACCAAAAAACAATCTATCTTTCACTTGGTTTAA
- a CDS encoding GNAT family N-acetyltransferase, translating into MKIRQANYKDVSKISPVFDEYRQFYGQNPNITGASRFLQDRMEHAQSIIFVAEDPNTGEIAGFTQLYPVFSSISMQRSYLLNDLFVKKTFRKQGIAKQLIAEAKSFTKSNSGKGLELSTSTHNNEARTLYTNEGFEQEKEFLTYFWKSS; encoded by the coding sequence ATGAAAATAAGACAAGCTAACTATAAAGACGTTTCTAAAATCTCTCCGGTGTTTGATGAATATAGACAGTTCTATGGACAAAATCCCAACATAACAGGTGCTTCTCGTTTCTTACAAGATCGAATGGAACATGCTCAGTCCATTATTTTTGTAGCTGAGGATCCGAATACGGGCGAAATCGCAGGATTCACTCAACTTTATCCGGTATTCTCTTCTATCTCGATGCAGAGATCATACCTCCTCAACGATCTATTTGTGAAAAAAACATTTCGCAAACAAGGAATCGCCAAACAATTAATTGCTGAAGCAAAGTCCTTTACAAAATCAAATTCAGGAAAAGGATTAGAGCTTTCTACATCCACACATAACAACGAAGCTCGCACTTTGTATACAAATGAAGGATTTGAACAAGAGAAGGAATTTTTAACTTACTTTTGGAAATCTAGTTAA
- a CDS encoding GNAT family N-acetyltransferase, with amino-acid sequence MTDSKLIIRNATPKDVDSIVPLIYSSGPKAWNFVFQEGKKTSFDFLNSSYIRRGNTVSYTNHYVAEIDGKVVGSILSYTQPSFLTLTVGTALRILSVYKWNAPKVMARGLKTETIIQPPKSGCLYLGHIAVSETERNKGIAKQLIEYMIGKYTKHKTISLDVSAENKPAISLYQKLGFEIKETRHPLGWEGTIPSHYYMEKKR; translated from the coding sequence ATGACAGATTCTAAACTTATCATCAGAAATGCCACACCGAAAGATGTGGACTCAATAGTTCCTTTAATTTATTCCTCTGGCCCCAAAGCATGGAACTTTGTTTTCCAAGAAGGAAAAAAAACGAGCTTTGATTTTTTAAACTCATCCTATATACGAAGAGGAAACACTGTTTCGTATACCAATCATTATGTGGCAGAAATTGATGGCAAAGTGGTAGGATCAATTCTTTCCTATACACAACCCAGTTTCTTAACCCTGACAGTGGGAACTGCCCTTCGCATTCTTTCCGTATATAAATGGAATGCACCCAAAGTGATGGCAAGAGGCCTCAAAACAGAAACCATCATCCAACCTCCAAAATCGGGATGTTTGTATTTAGGTCATATCGCTGTTTCAGAAACAGAAAGAAACAAAGGTATCGCCAAACAACTGATAGAATATATGATTGGTAAATACACAAAACATAAAACCATTTCTTTGGATGTATCAGCAGAAAATAAACCGGCCATTTCCCTTTACCAAAAATTAGGTTTTGAAATCAAAGAAACCAGACATCCTTTGGGTTGGGAAGGGACCATCCCATCTCATTATTATATGGAGAAAAAACGTTAA
- a CDS encoding FMN-binding negative transcriptional regulator, with product MYIPDHFQMETNFIYQSIDENPFSILVSNNQGEMMATHLPLLLSEDKKSLIGHFAKPNPQSLSSGTEVLCIFSGPHCYISPAWYETERAVPTWNFTAVHVKGILTTVEDPKKIHESLLNLVKRFESQDSKYKIDSVDTNYIEGLKKGIVPFEIKITHIEGKQKLSQNHSVERRNLVISNLDLMSGENEKAIASLMKKGLNQKTP from the coding sequence GTGTACATTCCCGATCATTTTCAAATGGAAACAAATTTCATTTATCAATCCATCGACGAAAATCCATTTTCTATCCTAGTTTCTAATAACCAAGGAGAGATGATGGCCACTCATTTACCGCTCCTCCTCTCTGAAGATAAAAAATCCTTAATCGGTCACTTTGCAAAACCAAATCCACAATCGCTTTCTAGTGGAACAGAAGTACTTTGCATATTTTCTGGACCTCATTGTTATATCTCTCCTGCTTGGTATGAAACAGAACGCGCGGTCCCTACTTGGAATTTCACAGCCGTACATGTAAAAGGAATTTTAACAACTGTAGAAGATCCAAAAAAAATTCATGAAAGTTTACTAAACTTGGTCAAACGTTTTGAATCCCAGGATTCTAAATATAAAATTGATTCTGTGGATACAAATTACATTGAAGGATTAAAAAAAGGAATCGTTCCTTTTGAAATCAAAATCACCCATATTGAAGGAAAACAGAAATTAAGCCAGAACCACTCAGTCGAACGAAGAAATCTTGTGATTTCAAATTTAGATTTGATGTCTGGAGAAAATGAAAAAGCGATTGCATCTTTAATGAAAAAGGGTTTGAATCAAAAAACCCCATAA